A single Candidatus Omnitrophota bacterium DNA region contains:
- a CDS encoding 3-deoxy-D-manno-octulosonic acid transferase, which translates to MALLYDIVYLIFIAVYLPVAVARGKWPAGLGMRFGAFPKALADDLRQRENIWVHAVSVGEVLAVAGLIQRIKSVFPRYRIVLSTVTRTGYELAKSKLSGDDVLIFAPLDFSWAARKYVRLIRPKMYLSAETEIWPNLFAVLSDYRVPLVLVNGRISEKSFRNYRKVRMFLKGVLQAVTVFGMQTEEDAARILEMGAPVDKIRIFGNIKFDGLSDKDGYRREDFGYKPDEAVWIAGSTHPGEEEIVLDVFARLRGEFPSLRLIVAPRHVERGKPVSALVESRGFQTVFFSKRSGPVPAGAVLVVDTIGHLRPLYGLASVVFMGKSLRGHGGQNIIEPAVFGKPILTGPHMENFRQVTELFLGADALVQVSGPEELYSALRELLRHPDRAAALGGSAKAVISKCQGATQRALDTISSLLPR; encoded by the coding sequence ATGGCGTTGTTGTATGACATTGTTTACCTGATCTTCATTGCGGTGTATCTTCCGGTCGCGGTGGCGCGGGGAAAATGGCCGGCGGGTCTCGGGATGCGGTTCGGCGCTTTCCCCAAAGCCCTTGCCGATGACCTGCGCCAGAGGGAGAACATCTGGGTCCACGCGGTCAGCGTCGGCGAAGTTCTGGCGGTCGCGGGGCTGATCCAGAGGATCAAATCGGTCTTCCCCAGGTACCGGATCGTCCTGTCCACGGTCACGCGCACCGGATACGAGCTGGCCAAGAGCAAATTGTCCGGCGATGACGTGCTGATCTTCGCCCCGCTGGATTTCAGCTGGGCGGCCCGCAAATATGTCCGGCTGATCCGCCCGAAAATGTATCTCTCGGCCGAGACCGAGATCTGGCCCAACCTGTTCGCCGTCCTCTCGGATTACCGCGTGCCGCTGGTGCTGGTCAACGGCCGCATTTCGGAAAAGTCGTTCCGGAATTACCGGAAGGTCCGGATGTTCCTTAAAGGGGTCCTTCAGGCGGTGACCGTGTTCGGCATGCAGACAGAGGAGGATGCCGCCCGGATCCTGGAGATGGGCGCGCCGGTGGACAAGATCAGGATTTTCGGCAACATCAAATTCGACGGACTTTCCGACAAGGACGGTTACCGGCGGGAGGATTTCGGGTACAAGCCCGATGAGGCCGTGTGGATCGCCGGCAGCACGCACCCGGGGGAAGAGGAGATCGTCCTGGATGTGTTCGCCCGTCTGCGCGGAGAGTTCCCGAGCCTGCGTTTGATCGTCGCGCCCCGGCATGTCGAACGGGGCAAGCCGGTCTCGGCCCTGGTGGAATCGCGGGGCTTTCAGACGGTTTTCTTTTCCAAAAGGTCAGGTCCTGTCCCGGCCGGCGCGGTTTTGGTCGTGGACACGATCGGGCATTTGCGGCCGCTGTACGGCCTGGCCTCGGTCGTGTTCATGGGCAAAAGCCTGCGCGGGCACGGCGGGCAGAACATCATCGAGCCGGCGGTGTTCGGCAAGCCGATCCTCACCGGCCCGCACATGGAAAACTTCCGCCAGGTCACGGAGCTCTTCCTTGGAGCGGATGCCCTTGTCCAGGTCTCCGGCCCGGAGGAATTGTATTCTGCGCTCAGAGAACTTCTGCGGCATCCCGACCGCGCCGCCGCCCTTGGCGGTTCGGCCAAAGCCGTGATCAGCAAATGCCAGGGAGCCACCCAGCGCGCCCTGGACACCATCTCCAGTCTCC
- the xerC gene encoding tyrosine recombinase XerC, whose amino-acid sequence MNRYLEKFLSYIEIEKNYSPHTSLNYRLDLEEFFKFSGEMAVEKMDYLHLRKFLVELKGRQHRPRTMARKLSSLRSFFRFLQREGLIKNNPAVLLQTPKLDKTLPKFLTEKEMTELIDSPSTVKAMGSRDKAILETLYGTGIRVSELVGLDVDSVDLIGNLAKVRGKGKKERLVPVGEKAVEAVREYLKKRKGRGSALFLNKNGTRLSARSVCNIAHKYIKLTSANRNISPHVLRHSFATHLLNRGADLRSVQELLGHVNLSTTQIYMHVTTEKLKSVYEKAHPRA is encoded by the coding sequence ATGAACAGGTATCTGGAAAAATTCCTTTCGTACATCGAGATCGAAAAAAATTATTCCCCGCACACCTCGCTCAACTACCGGCTTGACCTCGAAGAGTTTTTTAAATTCAGCGGCGAGATGGCCGTTGAAAAAATGGATTATCTCCATCTGCGGAAGTTCCTCGTCGAGCTGAAGGGCCGCCAGCACAGGCCCCGCACCATGGCCCGCAAGCTTTCGTCCCTGCGCAGTTTTTTCCGTTTCCTCCAGAGGGAAGGGCTTATCAAGAACAACCCGGCCGTGCTTCTGCAGACGCCCAAGCTCGACAAGACGCTCCCGAAATTTTTGACGGAAAAGGAAATGACCGAGCTGATCGATTCGCCATCGACGGTAAAGGCGATGGGCTCCCGGGACAAGGCGATCCTGGAGACGCTTTACGGCACCGGGATCCGCGTCAGCGAACTGGTCGGGCTGGACGTGGACAGCGTGGATTTGATCGGCAATCTGGCGAAGGTCCGGGGCAAGGGGAAGAAGGAGCGGCTGGTGCCGGTCGGCGAAAAAGCCGTCGAGGCGGTCCGGGAGTACCTGAAAAAGCGCAAAGGCCGGGGCTCGGCGCTTTTTTTGAACAAGAACGGAACGCGGCTGTCGGCGCGGAGCGTTTGCAACATCGCGCACAAATACATCAAGCTGACGTCGGCCAACAGGAATATCTCCCCGCACGTCCTGCGCCATTCGTTTGCCACACACCTGCTGAACCGCGGGGCGGACCTGCGGTCTGTCCAGGAACTGCTCGGGCACGTGAACCTGTCCACGACCCAGATCTACATGCACGTGACCACGGAAAAGTTGAAGAGCGTTTACGAGAAGGCGCATCCGAGGGCGTGA